TCGCACAAACTGTGTTCAACCAGTCAAATTATTGAGTATGTTAGACGTGAATCAGATAGGAAATTCACAGAGCATGGGGTATATCGTTCCGAGAGTTACTTGTCATTTGATGAGTCTTTTCGTCACATTCGGGTTAGCACTACTAACAGCGAACACTCCTCTCGCCGTTGTACTATCGATGCCGGATACAACGATAATGGCGGGGGATTCGCTTCGTTTACCAGTTCTCGTGGACTCAATCCCGGCATCTCCCGGTGTATTAGCCTATCAAGTGTTTTTTCAATTTGATTCGTTGCAAATTGTAGGCATTGGAGCCGATGCGAATGGTGCAGTCACCGAACGGTTGGGTGAACCTTTCCATAGTGGCGGTGCGATTGCCGGAGAATTACGGATCGCGGCTGCCGGTTTACATCCGGTTTCGGGTGTCGGAGCGCTCTGTTATGTAACACTACGAGCATTGCCCAATAGTGTGGGTAGCGCGTCGATCACAATATCCAGCGCGCTATTGAATGAAGGAACGCCTCCGGTTTCTTGGACAAATCCGATTTCGACGATAACGATACGTTCGACTTCAATCAGACATGAACCGAAAGCAAGTCAACCATCACCAATCATTATCGCACCTCAACCTTCCTCTGGTATAATTCGCATCACACTTCCTGAGAATACAGCGGAACGTGAGGTTCATCTGGTGGATATATTGGGTCGGGAATCCGGACGTTATCGACTAAGTTCCGGTCATTCAGTTACAGTGTCACATCTCTCATCAGGAATTTATTTTCTCGTTACACCGGAAGAACAACAACCAGTGAGGATTGTGATTCATAAGTAGTGTGCAGTTTTCAAGAAGCAGCAAAGCAAACAAGGCAGACCGAACGATCTGCCTTGTTACTTATGCTACCAGTCTGTGGTAGGGTTTCGTTATGCTCGTTTTTTTAAGGAATGACCGGTAATCAATCCTAAAACGAACAGCACCAATGCTATCGCTCCTAACGCAAATATCGTATCGCCAAACACCCGCGACCACTTCACCGCATGGACGAGCGGCGTATTCAGGAATTCAGCGCTGCGGGCGTACCAGTAGCCATACTTCACCGAGGCATAGGTTTGCAGTAGCCCTACTGGGAGCAGGCTGATAACAACCATCGCAAAGAGCCCGATGTTCATCGACCAGAATGAGAATTTTAACAATTTTTCGTGCCACTCTCGCTGTACCCACAATACCCGCAAACAG
The DNA window shown above is from bacterium and carries:
- a CDS encoding T9SS type A sorting domain-containing protein, whose amino-acid sequence is MGYIVPRVTCHLMSLFVTFGLALLTANTPLAVVLSMPDTTIMAGDSLRLPVLVDSIPASPGVLAYQVFFQFDSLQIVGIGADANGAVTERLGEPFHSGGAIAGELRIAAAGLHPVSGVGALCYVTLRALPNSVGSASITISSALLNEGTPPVSWTNPISTITIRSTSIRHEPKASQPSPIIIAPQPSSGIIRITLPENTAEREVHLVDILGRESGRYRLSSGHSVTVSHLSSGIYFLVTPEEQQPVRIVIHK